In Geothermobacter hydrogeniphilus, a single window of DNA contains:
- a CDS encoding YcjF family protein has product MNDQIRRPGAVQEEAEPLEGTGTSSAAEVHPPSPPRSPGEVKDKSEVMAEPETSQEDSADLFGLPEMAQSSPWKLVGWVLVATVLVWLLTEVAVSLVRAYQEQTVWLLLPMAFLSVCLVVLLVWAAWREIRAIRSIDFLAEREEKIKQCVHEADLRRLKQVLAPTLDKMRRRTPTLIRDFEAAVASREKPEDYLQQFDNLVLTRLDEEVRQVIRKSTMSGALGVAVAPHPALDAFIVVWRAKRMICAIGEIYGLQPTGFSALRLIKHALTSAMVAATVQKMGELSIDKFGDRMPALHVFKPVAEATTTAVRLYRLGKVTQQACRPVPLESKL; this is encoded by the coding sequence GTGAACGATCAGATTAGAAGGCCCGGTGCCGTTCAGGAAGAGGCGGAGCCGCTTGAAGGAACGGGTACCTCCTCTGCGGCGGAAGTCCATCCCCCCTCGCCGCCAAGGAGCCCCGGGGAGGTCAAAGACAAAAGCGAGGTCATGGCCGAGCCCGAAACCTCTCAGGAGGATTCCGCTGACCTGTTCGGCCTGCCGGAGATGGCTCAGAGTTCTCCCTGGAAGCTGGTCGGATGGGTTTTGGTGGCTACGGTTCTGGTGTGGCTTCTCACCGAGGTTGCGGTCTCTCTGGTCCGAGCTTATCAGGAGCAGACAGTCTGGCTTCTGTTGCCGATGGCCTTCCTTTCCGTGTGCCTAGTGGTCCTTCTGGTCTGGGCCGCCTGGCGTGAGATACGGGCGATTCGCAGTATCGATTTTCTGGCCGAACGCGAAGAGAAAATCAAGCAATGTGTGCATGAGGCAGACCTTCGAAGACTTAAACAGGTCCTGGCACCGACCCTGGACAAAATGCGGCGGAGAACCCCGACCCTCATTCGTGATTTTGAGGCGGCTGTTGCTTCCCGGGAGAAGCCGGAGGATTACCTGCAGCAGTTCGATAACTTGGTTCTCACCAGGCTGGACGAGGAGGTTCGGCAGGTTATCCGCAAGTCCACCATGTCTGGGGCCCTCGGGGTCGCGGTTGCCCCGCATCCGGCCCTCGACGCTTTCATCGTCGTCTGGCGCGCCAAACGGATGATCTGTGCAATCGGTGAAATTTACGGTCTGCAACCGACTGGTTTTTCAGCTTTGAGGCTGATCAAGCACGCCCTGACCAGCGCCATGGTCGCCGCGACGGTGCAGAAAATGGGCGAGCTGTCCATCGACAAGTTTGGTGACCGTATGCCGGCTCTTCATGTTTTCAAGCCGGTCGCAGAGGCAACGACTACAGCGGTGCGGCTCTATCGGTTGGGTAAAGTGACCCAGCAGGCATGTCGGCCGGTGCCTCTGGAGTCAAAGCTGTGA
- a CDS encoding YcjX family protein, protein MEKISDLFTTKLTIGVTGFSRSGKTVFIGALAQALVCADAWKQKTGQGPLAQFGPLERGQFRAARIRDDVHADTPQFPFRQVRDSLATHDAAWPQATEGISRLVLDLDYHTTGFYKRIKTLRIELIDYPGEWLVDLPMLEQSYAEWSEQALALAGTELRSSWSEPFFAQLGRLGTGEKFDEEQAIKLTGSWAGYLQQAADYGLSRNQPGRLLRPGALRNSPVLRLFPLPEVCRDSPFGKGMEKRFEEYKKKIIKPFFREHFKHIDRQIVMLDLLRVLQQGKQAFDEMVETFREVLPVFHYGRKNLIPWLGGTKISRLLFAATKGDHVTRGDRANLEQMVRRMLSLVDDRNELRSQVADYEVMTLASVRATEDRMTVKAPKREILYGRPAGEGKASQWDPGGLPLDMPPDWATVFFEFYRFEPPPMAEALSEGYPAINLGKALDYLIGEDLK, encoded by the coding sequence ATGGAGAAAATTTCTGATCTGTTCACAACAAAACTGACCATCGGTGTCACCGGTTTTTCCCGCTCGGGGAAAACCGTTTTTATCGGTGCTCTGGCGCAGGCGCTGGTCTGTGCCGATGCCTGGAAGCAGAAAACGGGGCAGGGACCTCTGGCGCAGTTCGGACCGCTTGAACGCGGTCAGTTTCGGGCGGCTCGTATCCGCGACGATGTTCATGCAGACACTCCCCAGTTCCCCTTTCGCCAGGTGCGTGACAGCCTGGCGACACACGATGCCGCCTGGCCGCAGGCGACGGAAGGAATCTCCCGCCTTGTTCTCGACCTCGATTACCACACAACCGGATTTTACAAGCGCATCAAAACACTCCGCATTGAGTTGATCGACTACCCCGGAGAGTGGCTGGTCGATCTCCCCATGCTTGAACAGTCCTACGCTGAGTGGTCGGAGCAGGCTCTGGCATTGGCTGGAACAGAGCTTCGCTCCTCCTGGAGCGAGCCCTTTTTCGCCCAGTTGGGGCGGCTTGGGACGGGGGAGAAGTTCGATGAAGAACAGGCCATCAAGTTGACCGGGTCCTGGGCGGGCTATTTGCAGCAGGCCGCTGATTACGGGCTGTCCCGCAATCAGCCTGGGCGTCTCCTGCGTCCCGGCGCATTGCGGAATTCTCCGGTCCTGCGACTCTTCCCGCTGCCGGAGGTCTGCCGTGACAGTCCCTTTGGCAAGGGGATGGAGAAGCGCTTCGAGGAGTACAAGAAGAAGATCATCAAGCCCTTCTTCCGTGAGCACTTCAAGCATATCGATCGCCAGATCGTGATGCTCGATCTGCTGCGGGTGCTGCAGCAGGGCAAGCAGGCCTTTGATGAAATGGTGGAGACCTTTCGCGAGGTGCTGCCGGTATTTCACTATGGCAGAAAAAATCTGATTCCCTGGCTGGGCGGCACGAAGATCAGTCGACTGCTGTTTGCCGCCACCAAGGGAGACCACGTCACCCGTGGCGATCGGGCCAACCTGGAGCAGATGGTGAGACGTATGCTGTCGCTGGTCGATGACAGAAATGAATTACGCAGCCAGGTGGCTGATTACGAGGTGATGACCCTGGCTTCGGTGCGGGCGACCGAGGACCGGATGACGGTGAAAGCCCCCAAAAGGGAAATCCTCTACGGCCGTCCCGCCGGCGAAGGGAAGGCGAGCCAGTGGGATCCGGGTGGTTTGCCGCTCGATATGCCGCCGGATTGGGCAACAGTATTTTTCGAGTTTTACCGTTTTGAGCCACCGCCGATGGCCGAAGCCCTCAGCGAGGGGTATCCGGCCATCAATCTCGGTAAGGCTCTTGATTATCTCATCGGGGAGGATTTGAAGTGA